The Agrobacterium larrymoorei sequence TTTCCGGCAAGCGACATTCCCCAGCAGGCGCGCACTCTTTATCTCAAGAATACGCTCCGCATCATTTCCAGCACCGAAGGTGAAACCGTCCCCGTCATCCCGCGCATCGATGCATCCGGAGAGCATCTCGATCTCTCCTACGCCCATCTGCGCAGCGTCTCGCCCATTCACCTGGAATATCTTCGCAATATGGGTGTGTCGGCATCCATGTCGATCTCCATCATTGTCGAGGGCAAGCTGTGGGGACTGATTGCCTGCCATCATTATTCTCCACGAATCCTGCCCATGCCGGTGCGCATTGCGGCGGAAATGTTTGGCGAGTTCTTCTCCCTGCACCTTCAGGCGCTCAAACAGCAGAAAAAGCTGATGACGACGCAGGACGCGCATGCCGCACTCGATCGGTTCCTGCGCCTCGCTACTCACCAGACGAATATAGAAGAGCTTCTGGCCGACAACCTGAACGACTTCAAAACGCTGATGCCTTGCGATGGCGTTGGTCTCTGGATGAACGACAACTGGTATGGTGTCGGCAGCACGCCACCCGATGCGGCCATTCCCCAGATTGGCAGGCTGCTGCACTCCGTTGCTGAGGGCAAGGTGTGGGCGACGCATGCCCTGTTGAACCACCTTCCAGAAGCGGAAGAGTATAGCGACCAGACGGCGGGGCTGATGGCGGTATCGCTCTCGCAAGTGAAGAACGACTATCTCCTGTTCTTCCGCAAGGAACTGATACAGACACTCAACTGGGGCGGAAATCCGGAGAAATCCTATCAGACCGGACCGCTGGGCGACCGTCTGACGCCGCGCAAGAGTTTCGCGATCTGGAAGGAAACCGTTCACAAGCAAGCCCAGCCCTGGACGGAGGAAGACCGCCAGATTGCCGAAGCGGCCCGCGTTGCCCTGGTGGAAGTGGCCTTCCGCCATAGCGAGTTGATGGCGGATGAGAGAGCGCAGGCGGAAGTGCGCCAGCGCATGCTGAACGAAGAGCTGAACCACCGCGTCAAGAACGTGCTGGCCATCATCAAATCCCTGGTGGGCAACCCCACCCAGGAAGGCCGCACGCTGCAGGAATATGTGACGGCACTGAAGGGACGCATCCAGGCGCTTTCCTTTGCGCATGACCAGGTGGTCCGCGGCGAAGGCGGCGGCATGTTGAAAGATCTTCTTGAGGCAGAGCTCTCGCCCCATCGGTCTCCCGAGACCGTGATTTCGCTCGATGGACCAGCCGTTGTGCTGGATTCGCGCGCCTTCTCGGTCATGGCGCTCGTGCTCCATGAGCTTGCGACCAATGCCGCCAAATATGGCGCACTTGCCCATGCCGGCGGGGAGCTTTCGGTCGCTTGGCGCCTCAACGAGCGGCGTGACGTCGTACTCGACTGGCAGGAAAAAGCCCGCACCAGAATAACGCCACCGGCGAAAACCGGCTTCGGAACGGCCCTCATCAGCCGCAGCGTTCCCTATGACCTCGGCGGCAAGAGCCGCATCGATTATCTGCCCCATGGTCTGGAGGCACAAATTCTCATCCCCGCGCGCCACGCCTCGGTCAGCGTCGTGGAGACGGCCAACGACACGCAGATCGGCGGAAAAGCCGATTTCGCATCCTATTCCCCGGAGGACAAGTTGAACGTATTTCTCGTTGAAGATCAGATGCTGATCGCCATGGATGTGGAGTACATGCTGGAACAGCATGGCATTACCGACATCGAAACAGCGACATCATCCGCCATGGCGCTGGAGAAGCTGAAAACGGCAAAGCCGGACGTCGCGATCCTCGATATCAATCTTGGAACCGACACCTCGATCCCGGTTGCTTACGAATTGCTGAGACGTGAAATCCCCTTCATGTTTGCCACCGGTTATGCCGATGGCATCATGGTGCCGGGCGAACTTTCGCATGTGCCGATCATCCGCAAGCCATATGACGAAGACTCCCTGCTCTCATCCATCGGCAAGCTCGTTGGTAAGAAGGTCGAGGCGTAATCTCGAACGACAATGTGGCAGCGGCCTGCCTGCTTTAGAGCGTTTCCTTGTTAAATAGAAACGTTCTAGGTTCTGTGGGGATTCATCGTGAGTTGACCACAGCGACCGCCAGATAGATCATGGCCCGAAAGCTCTGGTCCGTTTTGCAAGCTCTCATGGCGATGCGCTTGAACTCCTTGAGTTTGCAAAAGAAGTTTTCGATCAGGTGTCCCCATTTGTAAATTTCTGTGTCGATTTGGAGAGGCACTGATCGACGTGAATGTTGCGAGATGACAATTTTTGCACCGCGCTCGTTGAGATCGGCCACAATGTTATTGCTATCGAAAGCCTTGTCTGCGAGCAGCGCACCGAATTTGATCCCATCGATGAGCGGCGCGACGCCGACCGTATCGAAGCGATTGCCCGGCAGCAATTCGAACCGAACCAGATTGCCCAAAGCATCGGTCAGGGCCAGGATTTTGGTTGTCATCCCGCCTTTTGAGCGACCAACGGCCTGGCTCTGAGTCCCCCTTTTGCGCCTTGACCGTGTCGGCGGACCTTGACGATGGTCGCATCGACCATGGCGTATTCCATGTCCGGTTCATCAGAGAGGGCATCGAATATACGTTTGAAAATGTCGGCTTCACGCCAGTCGCGAAACCGGCGGAATGCGGTGCTCCAGTTGCCAAATGTAGTAGGCAGATCACGCCATGGGCTGCCCGTACGCACAATCCAAAGCACCGCTTCAATGAACAGTCGATTGTTTCTTCCGCTGCGTCCCGGATCCATAGGCTTCCCAAGACAATGCGGTTCTATCTTCGCCCATTGGGCATCTGTTAGTACAAAACGATCCATCCGAAGCGTGAATCACATCCAAGCTGATTTGTGAATCCCCACAGACCCTAGAAGGCAGGCAGCCCTCGCCGCTTCGCCTCTGAAACAGACAACTTGCTCCCGATATTGTAACTGAAGTCTGTCACAGCATAATTGTCGAGATCGGCCTCACAGCGGAAATCGATAGGATACCATTCGGGCCCAACGTTGAACGCGCCTCCGCGCGCGTCCAAGACATTCGCGCTAATCACGCCACCCTTCCCGGTGAAGGGCGTAAGTCCTCCCGGTCCCCCTTTGACCGGAGCGAGCCGCAAAGATCTGCGCCAAGGCCTCAGCGATGCATAACTGAACAAGCCTTTTCTTGGGTGGGAGTTCAGCGAGAAATTGTCTGGACATGGGGTCAGCCAGAGTAGGCCCGGACAGTATCTTTCGTGCTGGCTTCAGCTTGGGGTCGCCAAAACCTGAGGCGTTCGTCTGCGTCTCGTGTTCCGTGTCATCCACCTTAGGTTTGGGCGTCGGAACCGCAGCCGCAACTTCATCGCTCTGCTTCTCAGCCGCCGCAATTTCGCCCGTTGCAGCTTGTGGGACACCTTCCATCGCTTCTTTCACAGCTTCATCTGCAGGGTTGCTGTGTTCCACCGTCGGCTGATGTGCTTTCGTGTCCGCTTCTGATTGCTTGGATAGACTGGGCTCCGGCTTCGCCTCCCCGCCCGTGTTTTCCTGCCTTCCCGGCTGGTCCTTCTCATCGAGTTGCGTCGGCTCCGGGCGAAGCGCAACTGGTGGCACTATAGCCGGCGATGGCGACGAAGGCGGCGTGGGCTGGTTAAGCGTTGGAACCGGTGGAGGTGGTTCCGGCTTCTTCGCTTCCTCCGCTTTCTTTTCCTCTAGCGGTGGCTCTTCTTTGGGCGGCTCCACGAGTTCCACGCTGACACTATCTGGCTCGGCAGACTTGAGCGGC is a genomic window containing:
- a CDS encoding HWE histidine kinase domain-containing protein, producing MMPLDQKVDLTNCDREPIHIPGSIQPHGCLIACDNAMRTILRYSENCETFLGISGDLTGRQIEEIFGHTAVHDLRNALTVTANSNRAALLPNVRMGNGRAYDVAIHRYKSITIIELEAATDEAQPLHTAQLMIDRIREADNVDSLISRTSRLIKAMLGYDRVMIYRFEQDGAGKVISEAKQPALESFLGQYFPASDIPQQARTLYLKNTLRIISSTEGETVPVIPRIDASGEHLDLSYAHLRSVSPIHLEYLRNMGVSASMSISIIVEGKLWGLIACHHYSPRILPMPVRIAAEMFGEFFSLHLQALKQQKKLMTTQDAHAALDRFLRLATHQTNIEELLADNLNDFKTLMPCDGVGLWMNDNWYGVGSTPPDAAIPQIGRLLHSVAEGKVWATHALLNHLPEAEEYSDQTAGLMAVSLSQVKNDYLLFFRKELIQTLNWGGNPEKSYQTGPLGDRLTPRKSFAIWKETVHKQAQPWTEEDRQIAEAARVALVEVAFRHSELMADERAQAEVRQRMLNEELNHRVKNVLAIIKSLVGNPTQEGRTLQEYVTALKGRIQALSFAHDQVVRGEGGGMLKDLLEAELSPHRSPETVISLDGPAVVLDSRAFSVMALVLHELATNAAKYGALAHAGGELSVAWRLNERRDVVLDWQEKARTRITPPAKTGFGTALISRSVPYDLGGKSRIDYLPHGLEAQILIPARHASVSVVETANDTQIGGKADFASYSPEDKLNVFLVEDQMLIAMDVEYMLEQHGITDIETATSSAMALEKLKTAKPDVAILDINLGTDTSIPVAYELLRREIPFMFATGYADGIMVPGELSHVPIIRKPYDEDSLLSSIGKLVGKKVEA
- a CDS encoding IS5 family transposase (programmed frameshift); the encoded protein is MDRFVLTDAQWAKIEPHCLGKPMDPGRSGRNNRLFIEAVLWIVRTGSPWRDLPTTFGNWSTAFRRFRDWREADIFKRIFDALSDEPDMEYAMVDATIVKVRRHGQGAKGGPQSQAVGRSKGGMTTKILALTDALGNLVRFELLPGNRFDTVGVAPLIDGIKFGALLADKAFDSNNIVADLNERGAKIVISQHSRRSVPLQIDTEIYKWGHLIENFFCKLKEFKRIAMRACKTDQSFRAMIYLAVAVVNSR
- a CDS encoding DUF930 domain-containing protein produces the protein MISANVLDARGGAFNVGPEWYPIDFRCEADLDNYAVTDFSYNIGSKLSVSEAKRRGLPAF